In Amycolatopsis methanolica 239, a single genomic region encodes these proteins:
- a CDS encoding peroxiredoxin-like family protein → MREFELDAVGGERVRVPDPERLVHLQFRRFAGCPICNLHLRSVVQRHDDIEAAGIREVVFFHSPADELRGYDLPFAVVADPDKRYYREFGVESGRRALLHPRTWGAILRGSALTLLGKYRPPAVRQEGGRLGLPADFLIDPAGRVVARKYGEHAYDQWSVDKLLALARTAVVR, encoded by the coding sequence ATGCGTGAGTTCGAACTGGACGCGGTCGGCGGCGAGCGCGTCCGCGTTCCCGACCCGGAACGCCTGGTCCACCTGCAGTTCCGGCGCTTCGCCGGCTGCCCGATCTGCAACCTGCACCTCCGCTCGGTCGTGCAGCGGCACGACGACATCGAAGCCGCCGGCATCCGCGAGGTGGTCTTCTTCCACTCGCCCGCCGACGAGCTGCGCGGCTACGACCTGCCGTTCGCCGTCGTCGCCGACCCGGACAAGCGGTACTACCGCGAGTTCGGCGTCGAGTCCGGCCGCCGCGCGCTGCTGCACCCGCGGACGTGGGGCGCGATCCTGCGGGGCTCGGCCCTGACGCTGCTCGGCAAGTACCGCCCGCCCGCGGTCCGGCAGGAGGGCGGGCGCCTCGGGCTGCCCGCGGATTTCCTGATCGACCCCGCCGGCCGCGTGGTGGCGCGGAAGTACGGCGAGCACGCCTACGACCAGTGGTCGGTCGACAAGCTGCTGGCCCTCGCGCGGACGGCGGTGGTCCGGTGA